The following proteins are co-located in the Chromatiales bacterium genome:
- a CDS encoding threonylcarbamoyl-AMP synthase, whose translation MRTDDIERAAALIREGGILAYPTEAVYGLGCDPANEAAVRRLLALKQRPEGKGLILLAADLEQLAPYITPLTETLRARILPTWPGPVTWVVPTPATTPRWLRGEHDSIAVRVTSHPVASALCAAAGTALVSTSANLAGQSPARSAAEVTEALGEAVDLILDAPTGGLDRPTEIRDARDGTILRPGQ comes from the coding sequence ATCCGCACCGACGACATCGAACGCGCCGCCGCCCTGATTCGCGAGGGCGGCATCCTCGCCTACCCCACCGAGGCCGTCTATGGCCTGGGCTGTGACCCGGCCAACGAGGCGGCGGTGCGCCGCCTGCTGGCGCTCAAGCAGCGCCCCGAGGGCAAGGGCCTGATCCTGCTGGCCGCCGACCTCGAGCAGCTCGCCCCCTACATCACCCCGCTCACCGAGACCCTGCGGGCGCGCATCCTGCCGACCTGGCCCGGGCCCGTCACCTGGGTGGTGCCCACGCCAGCGACCACCCCGCGCTGGCTGCGCGGCGAGCACGACAGCATCGCGGTGCGCGTCACCAGCCACCCCGTCGCCAGCGCCCTCTGCGCGGCCGCCGGCACGGCGCTGGTCTCCACCAGCGCCAACCTGGCCGGCCAGTCGCCGGCGCGCTCGGCCGCCGAGGTCACGGAGGCCCTCGGCGAGGCCGTGGACCTCATCCTCGACGCCCCCACCGGTGGGCTCGACCGCCCCACCGAGATTCGCGATGCCCGGGACGGTACAATCCTGCGTCCCGGCCAGTAA
- the hemF gene encoding oxygen-dependent coproporphyrinogen oxidase, with translation MSQPDTDAVKHYLLALQDAICTDLAIEDGQASFHEDAWDRQGGGGGRTRVLTDGAVLEQAGVNFSHVFGENLPASATAHRPELAGRRFQAMGVSLVIHPHNPYVPTSHANVRFFIAEKEGADPIWWFGGGFDLTPYYGFDEDCVHWHRTAKAACAPFGEDVYPRYKQWCDEYFFLKHRNEPRGIGGLFFDDLNEWGFERSFHFMQSVGDHYLKAYLPIVRRRKDTPYGERERDFQLYRRGRYVEFNLVYDRGTLFGLQSGGRTESILMSLPPLVKWRYDWHPEPGSAEERLYTDYLLPRDWA, from the coding sequence ATGAGCCAGCCCGACACCGATGCCGTCAAGCACTACCTGCTCGCCCTGCAGGACGCGATCTGCACCGACCTCGCCATCGAGGATGGCCAGGCGAGCTTCCACGAAGACGCCTGGGACCGGCAGGGCGGCGGCGGTGGCCGCACCCGCGTGCTGACCGACGGCGCCGTCCTCGAACAGGCCGGGGTGAACTTCTCGCATGTCTTTGGCGAGAACCTGCCGGCCTCGGCCACGGCCCATCGCCCGGAACTGGCCGGACGCCGCTTCCAGGCCATGGGGGTCTCGCTGGTCATCCACCCGCACAACCCCTACGTGCCGACCTCGCATGCCAACGTGCGCTTCTTCATCGCCGAGAAGGAAGGCGCCGACCCGATCTGGTGGTTCGGCGGCGGCTTCGATCTCACCCCCTACTACGGCTTCGACGAGGACTGCGTACACTGGCACCGCACGGCGAAGGCCGCCTGCGCCCCCTTCGGCGAGGACGTCTATCCGCGTTACAAGCAGTGGTGCGACGAGTACTTCTTCCTCAAACACCGCAACGAGCCGCGCGGTATCGGCGGGCTGTTCTTCGACGACCTCAACGAATGGGGCTTCGAGCGCAGCTTCCACTTCATGCAGAGCGTGGGCGACCACTACCTCAAGGCCTACCTGCCCATCGTGCGCCGGCGCAAGGACACCCCCTACGGCGAACGCGAACGCGACTTCCAGCTGTATCGCCGCGGCCGCTACGTGGAGTTCAACCTGGTCTACGACCGCGGCACGCTGTTCGGACTGCAGTCCGGCGGGCGCACCGAGTCCATCCTCATGTCGCTGCCGCCGCTGGTGAAGTGGCGATACGACTGGCACCCGGAACCCGGCAGTGCCGAGGAAAGGCTCTACACCGACTACCTGCTGCCCCGCGACTGGGCCTGA
- a CDS encoding metalloregulator ArsR/SmtB family transcription factor has translation MNQEFHHQLYGQFARVGKAVSNGHRIALLDLLAQGERSVEALAQLAGLSLANTSQHLQLLRGAGLVKARKQGQHVFYRLTDDLRIGQLLETVQLLAQDALAEVGPLMTRHLGADLRQGAISATDLHARLDEVTLLDLRPAEEFARGHVPTARNLPLRELDRQLHEIPRARPVVVYCRGALSPPAFQAAQHLESKGFRVQRLARGFPEWRLAGLPIEVEDAMGAVLA, from the coding sequence ATGAACCAGGAATTCCACCATCAGCTCTATGGCCAGTTCGCCCGCGTCGGCAAGGCCGTGAGCAACGGACACCGCATCGCGCTACTGGACCTGCTGGCCCAGGGCGAACGTTCCGTGGAGGCGCTGGCGCAGCTGGCCGGCCTCTCCCTGGCCAACACCTCGCAGCACCTGCAGCTGCTGCGCGGGGCGGGGCTGGTGAAGGCCCGCAAGCAGGGACAGCACGTCTTCTACCGGCTGACGGACGACCTGCGCATCGGCCAGCTGCTGGAGACGGTGCAGCTCCTGGCACAGGACGCCCTCGCCGAAGTGGGGCCGCTGATGACACGTCATCTCGGCGCCGATCTGCGGCAGGGCGCCATCTCCGCCACCGACCTGCACGCCCGGCTGGACGAGGTCACGCTGCTCGACCTGCGCCCGGCCGAGGAGTTTGCCCGCGGACACGTGCCGACGGCACGAAACCTCCCCCTGCGGGAGCTCGACCGTCAGCTGCACGAGATCCCGCGCGCGCGGCCCGTGGTGGTCTACTGCCGAGGCGCGCTGTCGCCGCCTGCCTTCCAGGCGGCACAGCACCTCGAGAGCAAGGGTTTCAGGGTCCAGCGGCTGGCCCGGGGCTTCCCCGAGTGGCGGCTGGCAGGGTTGCCGATCGAGGTGGAGGACGCCATGGGCGCTGTCCTCGCCTGA
- the hemB gene encoding porphobilinogen synthase: protein MAQHPGYFPMSRPRRMRRDTFSRRLMRETQLTCDDLIYPVFVLEGDNRREAVASMPGVERLSIDLLLAEAETLLELGIPAVALFPVTPKEKKSEDAAEAYNPEGLAQRAVHALKTRFPELGVITDVALDPFTLHGQDGLIDDTGYVLNDETVEVLVQQALSHAEAGADIVAPSDMMDGRIGEIRIALEEAGHINTRILAYAAKYASSFYGPFRDAVGSAGNLGAGNKYSYQMDPANSDEALHEVALDLEEGADMVMVKPGMPYLDIVRRIKDEFRVPTFVYQVSGEYAMLKAAAQNGWLDERACVLEALTAMKRAGGDAILTYYARDAARWLREGR, encoded by the coding sequence GTGGCACAACACCCAGGCTATTTCCCCATGAGCCGTCCGCGCCGCATGCGGCGCGACACCTTCTCCCGTCGCCTGATGCGCGAGACGCAGCTGACCTGCGACGACCTCATCTACCCCGTCTTCGTCCTCGAAGGCGATAACCGGCGCGAGGCGGTCGCCTCCATGCCGGGGGTGGAGCGCCTGTCCATCGACCTGCTGCTGGCCGAGGCCGAGACCCTGCTCGAGCTTGGCATCCCGGCCGTGGCCCTGTTCCCGGTCACGCCCAAGGAGAAGAAATCCGAGGATGCCGCCGAGGCCTATAACCCGGAGGGCCTGGCCCAGCGCGCCGTGCACGCCCTCAAGACACGCTTCCCCGAACTCGGTGTGATCACCGACGTCGCCCTGGACCCCTTCACCCTCCACGGCCAGGACGGGCTGATCGACGACACCGGCTACGTCCTCAACGACGAGACCGTCGAGGTGCTGGTCCAGCAGGCCCTGTCCCATGCCGAGGCCGGCGCCGACATCGTCGCCCCCTCCGACATGATGGACGGGCGGATCGGCGAGATCCGCATCGCCCTGGAAGAGGCCGGGCACATCAATACCCGCATCCTCGCCTACGCCGCCAAGTACGCCTCGAGCTTCTACGGCCCCTTCCGCGATGCCGTCGGCTCGGCCGGCAACCTCGGCGCCGGCAACAAGTACAGCTACCAGATGGACCCCGCCAACAGCGACGAGGCCCTGCACGAGGTGGCGCTGGATCTCGAGGAAGGCGCCGACATGGTGATGGTCAAGCCCGGCATGCCCTACCTCGACATCGTGCGCCGCATCAAGGACGAATTCCGCGTGCCGACCTTCGTCTACCAGGTGAGCGGCGAGTACGCGATGCTCAAGGCCGCCGCGCAGAACGGCTGGCTGGACGAACGCGCCTGCGTGCTGGAGGCGCTCACCGCCATGAAACGCGCCGGCGGCGATGCCATCCTGACCTACTACGCCAGGGACGCCGCCCGCTGGCTGCGCGAGGGGCGCTAG
- the aroE gene encoding shikimate dehydrogenase → MTDRYAVVGNPIAHSKSPRIHALFAEQTGEDLCYEALLAPLDDFAGTVRAFREAGGRGLNVTVPFKQEAWLMATVRGEAAERAGAVNTLSFLDNGLIRGDNTDGIGLLRDLTANHDVPLAARRVLVLGAGGAVRGILQPLLATGPETVFIANRTAEKAVQLARDFADLGSIDGGGLDALASQSPFDVIINGTAAGLQGELPPLPEGVLVPGGCGYDMVYGDRPTAFVEWARAQGAALALDGLGMLVEQAAESFYLWRGLRPETAPVIAALRQG, encoded by the coding sequence ATGACCGACCGCTACGCCGTGGTCGGCAACCCGATCGCCCACAGCAAGTCGCCACGCATCCACGCCCTGTTCGCCGAGCAGACCGGCGAGGATCTCTGCTACGAGGCACTGCTCGCCCCGCTGGATGACTTCGCGGGCACGGTACGCGCCTTTCGCGAGGCCGGCGGGCGCGGGCTCAACGTCACCGTGCCCTTCAAGCAGGAGGCCTGGCTGATGGCCACGGTGCGCGGCGAGGCCGCCGAGCGTGCCGGGGCCGTGAATACCCTGAGCTTTCTCGACAACGGCCTCATACGCGGCGACAACACCGATGGCATCGGCCTGCTGCGCGATCTGACCGCCAATCACGACGTGCCCCTCGCCGCCCGGCGGGTGCTGGTGCTGGGTGCGGGTGGCGCGGTGCGCGGCATCCTGCAGCCCCTGCTGGCCACCGGCCCCGAGACCGTGTTCATCGCCAACCGTACGGCAGAAAAGGCGGTGCAGCTCGCCCGCGATTTCGCCGACCTGGGCAGCATCGACGGCGGCGGCCTCGATGCGCTCGCATCCCAGTCGCCCTTCGACGTGATCATCAACGGCACCGCCGCCGGGCTGCAGGGTGAACTGCCGCCCCTGCCCGAGGGGGTTCTCGTCCCTGGCGGCTGCGGCTACGACATGGTCTACGGCGACCGCCCCACCGCTTTCGTCGAATGGGCGCGGGCACAGGGGGCCGCGCTCGCCCTGGACGGACTCGGCATGCTGGTGGAACAGGCGGCCGAGTCCTTCTACCTCTGGCGCGGCCTGCGACCGGAGACCGCGCCGGTGATCGCCGCGCTCAGGCAGGGTTAA
- a CDS encoding OmpA family protein, which yields MSLKLRGATLGLLAASLVVTGCTTLDPYTREEKTSSATKGAIIGALAGAVIGNISARDQDRRDRNKRTLIAAGVGALAGGAVGSYMDRQEYELLQQMEGTGVSVIRDGDNIILNMPSNVTFDVDRSEVKPEFYETLRSVALILKKYDKTLIEIAGHTDSTGSEAYNQALSERRALSVARYLESQAIAPARLDPIGFGELRPLTSNASEEGRALNRRVELTLIPLTQ from the coding sequence ATGTCGCTCAAGCTACGCGGAGCCACCCTCGGCCTGCTGGCCGCCAGCCTGGTGGTCACCGGCTGCACCACCCTCGACCCCTACACGCGCGAGGAAAAGACCAGCAGCGCCACCAAGGGCGCGATCATCGGCGCGCTGGCCGGCGCCGTCATCGGCAACATCAGCGCCCGCGACCAGGACCGCCGTGACCGCAACAAGCGCACGCTGATCGCCGCCGGCGTGGGCGCACTGGCCGGCGGTGCGGTCGGCAGTTACATGGATCGACAGGAATACGAACTGCTGCAGCAGATGGAAGGCACCGGCGTGAGCGTGATCCGCGACGGCGACAACATCATCCTCAACATGCCGAGCAACGTGACCTTCGACGTCGACCGCTCGGAGGTGAAGCCCGAGTTCTACGAGACCCTGCGCTCCGTGGCCCTGATCCTGAAGAAATACGACAAGACCCTGATCGAGATCGCCGGCCACACCGACAGCACCGGCAGCGAGGCCTACAACCAGGCGCTGTCCGAACGCCGTGCCCTGAGCGTGGCCCGCTACCTTGAGAGCCAGGCCATTGCCCCGGCCCGCCTGGACCCGATCGGCTTCGGCGAACTGCGCCCGCTCACCAGCAACGCCAGCGAGGAGGGCCGCGCGCTGAACCGCCGCGTGGAGCTCACCCTGATCCCGCTCACGCAGTAA